A window of the Citrus sinensis cultivar Valencia sweet orange chromosome 9, DVS_A1.0, whole genome shotgun sequence genome harbors these coding sequences:
- the LOC102618998 gene encoding ylmG homolog protein 2, chloroplastic, whose protein sequence is MASNESSAENAECRDKKIVSSCMLLSSAFSQTPFVQPFFKPLLARNTVPVASPNIIRDLQNSVISITDKVSKFLNSLASHNPLIQKFLSLSAEFHSFCHQVRCRNNVKMNPLGNHNFAAVLPGDSVGGLVVANGIMSFLNIYNTLLIVRLVLTWFPNSPPAIVSPLSTLCDPYLNIFRGIIPPLGGTLDLSPILAFLVLNAITSAAAALPCELPVTGLASQQAASPASIPVSTNLTTPQKKWIRRLSNNRGKVL, encoded by the exons atggcttCCAATGAGTCGTCCGCAGAGAACGCGGAATGTAGAGATAAGAAAATCGTTTCAAGTTGCATGCTACTGTCTTCGGCATTTTCACAAACACCATTTGTGCAGCCATTTTTTAAACCATTGTTGGCGAGAAACACGGTTCCAGTAGCATCACCAAATATCATTCGGGACCTTCAGAATTCTGTTATTTCTATCACTGATAAAGTTTCGAAATTTCTTAACTCATTAGCCTCCCATAACCCACTTATCCAGAAATTCCTCTCTTTGTCTGCCGAATTCCACAGTTTCTGCCACCAG GTTCGTTGCAGGAACAACGTGAAGATGAACCCTTTAGGGAATCACAACTTCGCTGCTGTTTTGCCGGGTGACTCAGTGGGAGGACTGGTGGTGGCTAATGGAATCATGAGTTTCCTCAACATATATAACACCCTGTTGATAGTCAGGCTTGTTTTGACATGGTTCCCTAACTCTCCTCCTGCCATTGTTAGTCCTCTCAG CACATTGTGTGACCCATACTTGAACATATTTCGAGGAATTATCCCACCGCTGGGAGGGACATTGGACCTCTCTCCGATTCTGGCATTCTTGGTTCTGAATGCCATTACTAGCGCTGCTGCTGCACTTCCTTGTGAACTTCCAGTTACTGGACTAGCTAGTCAACAGGCTGCTTCACCTGCTTCCATTCCAGTGTCTACTAACCTTACTACACCACAAAAGAAATGGATAAGAAGGCTGTCTAACAACAGAGGAAAAGTGCTCTGA
- the LOC102618700 gene encoding uncharacterized protein LOC102618700, whose amino-acid sequence MEPITTYRIRRSSSYGRLVAIILTVLAVFSPLYIDRRRESDLELEEQPINFAFLLPLLLLVLILAITLSLCFDQSFSRFDPYWIHRVGGSSGGIIIILIILALVLKCKASTNY is encoded by the coding sequence ATGGAGCCAATAACTACATACAGGATCAGGAGGTCTTCCTCATATGGGAGGTTGGTGGCTATAATCTTGACAGTCTTGGCTGTGTTTTCACCTCTCTATATTGATCGGAGACGAGAAAGTGATTTGGAACTTGAAGAACAACCAATCAATTTTGCTTTCTTGTTGCCTCTGTTGCTCTTGGTATTGATTCTGGCCATCACTTTGTCACTCTGTTTTGATCAGAGCTTTTCGAGGTTTGATCCTTACTGGATACACAGAGTTGGAGGTTCTTCTGGTGGTATAAtcataattcttataattctTGCTTTAGTTTTAAAGTGTAAAGCTTCCACGAACTACTGA
- the LOC102619303 gene encoding copper-transporting ATPase PAA2, chloroplastic isoform X2: MATDLLRLSLSPYPNLVFTYRYTKKFHFDRVDIASRPKRRRRRRVPAVSNSLETRTQPQNAPFELPKRRVDSTVLLDVSGMMCGGCVARVKSVLTADDRVDSVAVNMLTETAAIKLRTEVVEESEEVVNNVAESLGKRLMECGFEAKRRVSGTGVAENVKKWKELAKKREDLLVKSRNRVALAWTLVALCCGSHASHISHSLGIHIAHGPLWELLDNSYVKGGFALGALIGPGRDLLSDGLRAFRKGSPNMNSLVGFGSIVAFLISLVSLLKPELDWDASFFEEPVMLLGFVLLGRSLEERARIRASSDMNELLSLVSTQSRLVITSSESGSSADNVLCSDAICVEVPTDDIRVGDSVLVLPGETIPVDGRVLAGRSVVDESMLSGESLPVFKEEGFTVSAGTINWDGPLRIEACSTGSNSMISKIVSMVEEAQGREAPIQRLADAIAGPFVYSVMTLSAATFAFWYYIGSQIFPDVLLSDMAGPNGNPLLLSLKLSVDVLVVSCPCALGLATPTAILVGTSLGAKQGLLIRGGDVLERLARIDYLALDKTGTLTEGKPAVFNVASFVYDESEILKIAAAVEKTATHPIAKAIVNKAESLNLTSPITRGQLAEPGFGILGEVDGRLVAVGTLEWVYERFQKQGDHSDVQHLEHAVTHQSSELASPSNYSKSVVYVGREGEGIIGAIAISDSLRHDAEHTVRSLMCISCCFGRKSPAEGYQNSPSIRRQGRGSCSNSQGSWNRKRIYQLFLDSAAKV; the protein is encoded by the exons ATGGCGACTGATTTACTAAGACTCTCTCTATCGCCATACCCGAACCTTGTCTTCACTTATCGTTACACTAAAAAGTTCCACTTCGACCGAGTTGACATCGCTTCTCGTCCAAAACGACGCCGGAGGCGCAGAGTTCCCGCCGTATCGAACTCTCTGGAGACCAGAACTCAACCGCAAAATGCCCCGTTTGAGCTTCCGAAACGACGAGTGGACTCTACGGTCCTCCTCGACGTTAGCGGCATGATGTGTGGCGGCTGCGTGGCGCGAGTCAAGTCAGTCCTCACGGCCGATGACCGCGTCGACTCGGTGGCGGTCAACATGTTGACCGAGACGGCTGCAATCAAACTAAGGACGGAAGTTGTTGAGGAGAGTGAAGAGGTTGTGAATAATGTAGCCGAGAGCTTGGGGAAGAGGCTGATGGAGTGTGGATTTGAGGCGAAGAGGAGAGTTTCGGGAACAGGAGTGGCGGAGAACGTGAAGAAATGGAAGGAGTTGGCGAAGAAGAGAGAGGATTTGCTAGTGAAAAGTAGGAATCGTGTGGCGCTTGCTTGGACTTTGGTGGCCTTGTGTTGTGGATCTCATGCCTCTCATATTTCGCATTCATTGGGGATTCACATTGCTCATG GGCCGTTGTGGGAGCTGCTAGATAATTCATATGTGAAAGGTGGATTTGCGTTAGGGGCTTTAATCGGACCTGGGAGAG ACCTGCTATCTGATGGTTTAAGGGCGTTCAGAAAAGGATCGCCTAATATGAATTCTCTTGTGGGATTCGGAAGCATTGTTGCTTTTCTCATTAGTTTG GTGTCACTTCTGAAACCTGAGCTTGATTGGGATGCATCATTTTTTGAGGAACCG GTCATGCTTCTTGGCTTCGTGCTGCTAGGGCGTTCTTTGGAAGAAAGGGCAAGGATCAGGGCATCTAGCGACATGAATGAACTTTTA TCACTAGTATCCACTCAGTCAAGACTTGTAATTACTTCATCAGAAAGTGGCTCCTCTGCTGATAATGTGCTTTGCTCCGATGCAATTTGTGTTGAGGTCCCAACTGATGATATTCGTGTTGGAGACTCTGTGTTAGTTTTGCCTGGAGAAACCATTCCTGTGGAC GGCAGGGTTCTTGCGGGAAGAAGTGTTGTTGATGAATCCATGCTGTCGGGAGAATCGCTTCCTGTATTTAAAGAAGAAGGCTTCACTGTATCAGCTGGAACAATAAACTGG GATGGACCTTTAAGGATTGAAGCATGTTCAACTGGTTCCAACTCAATGATATCCAAAATTGTGAGCATG GTTGAGGAGGCTCAAGGCCGTGAAGCACCCATTCAAAGACTTGCAGATGCAATAGCTGGGCCATTTGTATACAGTGTAATGACTCTATCAGCAGCAACGTTTGCATTTTG GTACTACATTGGGTCTCAAATTTTTCCAGATGTTTTGCTCAGTGATATGGCTGGGCCAAATGGGAATCCTTTGCTTTTGAGCTTGAAATTATCTGTGGATGTATTG GTAGTTTCATGCCCATGTGCCCTGGGCCTTGCCACACCCACTGCAATCTTAGTTGGCACCTCCCTTG GAGCAAAACAAGGACTTCTTATAAGGGGAGGAGATGTATTAGAACGATTGGCCAGAATAGATTATCTTGCTTTAGACAAG ACAGGAACACTCACAGAAGGGAAACCTGCCGTTTTTAATGTGGCCTCTTTTGTTTACGACGAATCAGAAATTCTTAAAATTGCTGCAGCAGTAGAGAAAACAGCAACACATCCAATTGCAAAGGCTATTGTAAATAAAGCAGAGTCATTGAATTTAACCAGCCCTATCACAAGAGGGCAGTTAGCAGAACCAGGTTTTGGAATCTTAGGGGAAGTTGATGGACGCTTAGTTGCAGTTGGTACTTTGGAATGGGTTTATGAACGTTTTCAGAAGCAAGGAGACCATTCTGATGTACAGCATCTGGAACATGCTGTAACGCATCAGTCATCAGAATTGGCATCACCATCAAACTATTCAAAATCAGTAGTCTATGTTGGACGTGAAGGAGAAGGTATTATTGGTGCTATTGCAATATCTGATAGTTTGCGCCATGATGCTGAACATACTGTGAGAAG CCTTATGTGCATATCTTGTTGTTTTGGTCGGAAGTCTCCAGCAGAAGGGTATCAAAACTCTCCTTCTATCAGGAGACAGGGAAGAGGCAGTTGCAGCAACAGCCAAGGAAGTTGGAATAGGAAAAGAATATATCAACTCTTCCTTGACTCCGCAGCAAAAGTCTGA
- the LOC102618421 gene encoding uncharacterized protein LOC102618421: MKMDFPKKTVSRENDENLGGSELTDDNKNEEMGQRRPGTLNLNLNNPPDERHSKLGFQSGANFPEEQTENEEKDYAVHCVEAYFKGMETLSDEESEEGSGSSSKRKRYSTEEKGEAKIENESSPTEIIFDIEDDLALLNWTTLSLIATNEESDSNLEKEGTQMNEFQRTREWRERRFREAKRRHYEVARYCARRLAHPQEDDSFNKGNKKGVLKEAEDESQDFGGGPFYEAMVMIKKRNLVQELKWMPAKNKVEVRQCCVPSLMDLSLKILARNAEAIVSLELVPDFLRHKLSQIVRKKRKMNARFLELLASGSPTEIRLNDCSEINTDDFTRIFGACDKKNLIVLQLDLCGRILTENDITNTIVTQNFSLPALTTISLTGAYQLTDFGLSKLARCASALQSVNLSQCSLLTNEGINLLVKHLKSTLRVLYIDHCQNIDAVSMLPALRKLNCLEVLSVAGIETVDDYFVTEIVRAHCLNMRQLVLANCGQLTDRALKFVGKKCSRLCALDLSHLDNLTDATMQYLADGCRSICSLKLCRNNFSDEALAAFLEVSGDSLTELSLNHVRGVGLNTALSLAKCSRNLLSLDLSWCRFIKDEALGFIVDNCSLLRLLKLFGCSQITNVFLNGHSNSMVQIIGLPLTPALKHIQVLEPQHTP; the protein is encoded by the exons ATGAAAATGGATTTTCCCAAGAAAACTGTTTCACGGGAAAATGATGAGAATCTTGGAGGCAGTGAATTGACCGACGATAATAAAAACGAGGAAATGGGTCAGAGAAGGCCTGGAACATTGAATCTTAATTTGAATAATCCACCAGATGAGCGTCATAGTAAATTAGGGTTTCAGTCGGGGGCTAATTTTCCCGAGGAACAAAcagaaaatgaggaaaaagaCTACGCGGTTCACTGCGTAGAAGCCTATTTCAAAGGTATGGAGACACTCTCAGATGAAGAAAGCGAAGAAGGAAGTGGTTCTTCAAGTAAAAGAAAGAGATACTCAACTGAGGAAAAGGGTGAGGCCAAAATCGAAAACGAAAGTTCACCAACTGAAATAATATTTGACATTGAAGACGATTTAGCGTTATTGAATTGGACGACGTTGAGCTTAATTGCAACTAATGAGGAGTCAGATTCTAATCTTGAGAAAGAAGGTACCCAGATGAATGAATTTCAAAGAACAAGGGAGTGGAGGGAGAGACGGTTCAGAGAAGCAAAAAGAAGGCATTATGAGGTTGCAAGATATTGTGCTCGCAGGCTTGCACATCCTCAAGAAGATGACTCATTCAACAAAGGAAACAAGAAGGGGGTGTTAAAAGAAGCTGAAGACGAATCACAAGATTTTGGGGGTGGTCCTTTTTATGAAGCAATGGTGATGATCAAGAAGAGGAATTTGGTGCAAGAATTGAAATGGATGCCTGCTAAGAATAAGGTCGAGGTGAGGCAATGTTGTGTTCCTTCATTGATGGATCTTAGTCTGAAAATTCTTGCAAGGAATGCAGAGGCGATTGTGTCATTAGAACTTGTTCCGGATTTTTTGAGGCATAAGCTTAGTCAGATTGTTCGGAAGAAACGGAAAATGAATGCTCGCTTTCTTGAGCTCCTTGCAAGTGGCTCCCCTACTGAGATACGTTTGAATGACTGTTCCGAGATCAATACAGACGATTTCACCAGAATCTTTGGTGCTTGCGACAAAAAGAACTTGATT GTGCTACAACTTGACCTTTGTGGACGGATTCTGACAGAAAATGACATTACAAACACCATTGTCACGCAAAACTTTAGCCTTCCTGCCCTTACCACCATATCTCTGACCGGTGCATATCAATTGACTGATTTTGGGCTAAGCAAGCTTGCCAGATGTGCCTCTGCACTACAGTCGGTAAATCTAAGCCAGTGCTCCCTTCTCACAAATGAAGGCATCAATCTTCTAGTTAAACATTTGAAATCTACTTTGAGAGTGCTGTATATAGATCATTGCCAAAACATTGATGCCGTGTCTATGTTACCTGCACTGAGGAAACTCAATTGTCTGGAAGTGTTGTCGGTTGCCGGAATTGAGACGGTTGATGATTATTTTGTCACTGAAATTGTCAGAGCACATTGCTTAAATATGAGACAGCTTGTTTTAGCAAACTGTGG GCAATTGACTGATAGAGCTCTTAAGTTCGTGGGAAAAAAATGTTCAAGATTATGCGCCCTTGATCTTTCTCACTTGGATAACCTAACAGATGCAACTATGCAATATCTGGCTGACGGTTGCCGATCAATTTGCAGCCTTAAACTTTGCCGCAACAATTTCAG TGACGAAGCCTTAGCTGCATTCCTCGAAGTCTCTGGAGATTCACTAACTGAACTTTCACTGAATCATGTCCGTGGG GTTGGCCTGAACACCGCCTTGTCACTAGCTAAATGTTCAAGGAACTTGTTAAGTCTGGATCTATCTTGGTGCCGCTTTATAAAAGATGAGGCACTAGGGTTTATTGTTGACAACTGCTCATTACTAAGGCTGCTCAAGCTCTTTGGATGTTCACAG ATTACAAATGTGTTTCTGAATGGCCACTCAAACTCGATGGTGCAGATTATTGGATTGCCGTTGACACCCGCATTAAAGCATATCCAAGTGCTTGAACCACAACATACTCCATGA